A section of the Serratia liquefaciens ATCC 27592 genome encodes:
- a CDS encoding transcriptional regulator GcvA gives MSKRLPPLNALRVFDAAARHLSFTKAAEELFVTQAAVSHQIKSLEDFLGLKLFRRRNRSLLLTEEGQSYYLDIKEIFSSINEATRKLQARSAKGALTVSLPPSFAIQWLVPRLSGFNSAYPGIDVRIQAVDREEDKLADDVDVAIFYGRGNWTGLRAERLYAEYLLPVCSPSLLTGEHALKVTSDLAYHTLLHDTSRRDWLAYTRQLGLQHINVQQGPIFSHSAMVVQAAVHGQGIALVNNVMAQTEIEAGRLVCPFNDVLVSKNAFYLVCHDSQAELGKIAAFRQWILARAASEQEKFRFRYEQ, from the coding sequence ATGTCTAAACGCTTACCACCTCTTAATGCACTGCGGGTATTTGACGCGGCTGCCCGTCATCTGAGTTTTACCAAAGCGGCTGAAGAACTGTTTGTCACCCAGGCCGCGGTGAGCCACCAGATCAAGTCGCTGGAGGACTTCCTCGGCCTGAAGCTGTTTCGGCGCCGCAACCGCTCGCTGTTGCTGACGGAAGAAGGGCAAAGTTATTATCTGGATATCAAGGAGATCTTCTCCTCGATCAACGAAGCGACTCGCAAGCTGCAAGCGCGCAGCGCGAAGGGGGCATTAACCGTCAGTTTGCCTCCGAGTTTTGCCATTCAATGGCTGGTGCCGCGTTTGTCTGGCTTTAACTCAGCTTATCCGGGAATTGATGTGCGTATCCAGGCGGTGGATCGTGAAGAAGATAAGCTTGCCGACGATGTCGACGTGGCGATTTTCTATGGCCGTGGCAATTGGACCGGGTTGCGTGCCGAGCGTTTATACGCGGAATATCTGCTGCCGGTGTGCTCCCCTAGCTTGCTTACCGGGGAACATGCGTTAAAAGTGACGAGCGATCTGGCTTATCACACGCTACTGCATGATACTTCACGCCGCGATTGGCTGGCCTACACGCGCCAATTGGGGTTGCAGCACATTAATGTGCAGCAGGGGCCGATTTTCAGCCACAGTGCCATGGTGGTTCAGGCTGCGGTGCATGGGCAGGGGATTGCGCTGGTGAATAACGTGATGGCGCAGACCGAGATCGAAGCCGGGCGGTTGGTATGCCCGTTCAACGACGTTCTGGTCAGTAAAAATGCTTTTTATCTGGTATGTCATGACAGCCAGGCAGAACTGGGTAAAATAGCCGCCTTTCGTCAGTGGATCCTGGCGCGGGCAGCCAGCGAGCAAGAAAAGTTCCGCTTTCGCTACGAACAATAA
- a CDS encoding DUF423 domain-containing protein produces MSSRSMLIFAAISGFVFVALGAFGAHVLSGTLGANEMAWIRTGLEYQGFHTLTILALAVAMQRRVSLWFYWSGALLALGTVLFSGSLYCLALSHLKVWVYITPIGGVCFLAGWVLMLIGALRLRKKAERHE; encoded by the coding sequence ATGAGCAGTCGTTCAATGCTGATTTTTGCTGCTATCAGCGGTTTTGTATTTGTTGCTCTGGGCGCGTTTGGCGCACACGTATTAAGTGGCACGCTGGGCGCTAACGAGATGGCCTGGATCCGTACCGGGCTGGAATATCAGGGCTTTCATACCCTGACGATCCTGGCACTGGCAGTGGCGATGCAACGCCGTGTCAGCCTGTGGTTTTACTGGAGCGGGGCGTTATTGGCGCTCGGCACCGTACTGTTCAGCGGCAGCCTGTACTGTCTGGCGCTGTCGCACCTGAAGGTCTGGGTCTATATCACGCCGATTGGCGGCGTGTGTTTCCTGGCCGGTTGGGTATTGATGTTGATTGGCGCTTTGCGTCTGAGGAAAAAGGCCGAGCGCCATGAATAA
- the rlmM gene encoding 23S rRNA (cytidine(2498)-2'-O)-methyltransferase RlmM: MNKIALYCRQGFEKECAAEITAKAAELEVFGFARVKDNSGYVLFECYQPDDADRLAREIPFRELIFARQMLVVGELLRDLPPEDRVSPIVGMLIGVVDRGGELRVEVPDTNESKELMKFCRKLTVPLRAAMREQKVLMARENATRPVVHVFFIAPGCCYVGYSFSNNNSPFYMGIPRLKFPSDAPSRSTLKLEEAFHVFIPADEWDERLASGMHAVDLGACPGGWTYQLVQRSMMVHAVDNGPMAPSLMDTGQVTHHRADGFRYEPSSSKIYWLVCDMVEKPAKVTSLMIQWLVKGWCREAIFNLKLPMKKRYEEVSQNLQSIREALDAAGISSQIHAKQLYHDREEVTVHVRRMWSAVAGRRDERD, translated from the coding sequence ATGAATAAGATTGCGTTGTATTGCCGCCAGGGTTTTGAAAAAGAGTGTGCGGCGGAAATTACCGCCAAGGCTGCCGAGCTGGAAGTGTTTGGCTTCGCCAGAGTGAAGGACAACAGCGGCTACGTGCTTTTTGAGTGCTATCAGCCGGACGACGCCGATCGCCTGGCGCGGGAAATTCCGTTCCGTGAATTGATTTTTGCCCGCCAGATGTTGGTGGTGGGCGAGCTGCTGCGTGATTTGCCGCCGGAAGATCGCGTATCACCGATTGTCGGCATGCTGATTGGCGTGGTGGATCGCGGTGGTGAGCTGCGAGTAGAAGTGCCGGACACCAACGAAAGCAAAGAGCTGATGAAGTTCTGCCGCAAACTGACGGTGCCGTTGCGCGCCGCGATGCGTGAGCAGAAAGTGTTGATGGCCCGTGAGAATGCAACCCGTCCGGTGGTGCACGTATTCTTTATCGCGCCGGGTTGCTGTTATGTCGGTTACTCCTTCAGCAACAACAACTCACCGTTCTATATGGGCATTCCGCGCCTTAAATTCCCTTCCGACGCGCCAAGCCGTTCTACGCTGAAGCTGGAAGAGGCATTCCACGTGTTTATCCCCGCCGATGAGTGGGACGAGCGTTTGGCCAGCGGCATGCATGCGGTCGATCTGGGGGCCTGTCCGGGCGGTTGGACCTACCAACTGGTGCAACGCAGCATGATGGTGCACGCGGTGGACAATGGCCCGATGGCGCCAAGCCTGATGGATACCGGACAGGTAACCCATCACCGCGCCGATGGGTTCAGATATGAACCTTCCAGCAGCAAGATTTACTGGCTGGTGTGTGACATGGTGGAAAAACCTGCGAAGGTGACCAGCTTGATGATCCAATGGCTGGTGAAAGGCTGGTGTCGCGAGGCGATCTTCAACCTGAAGTTGCCGATGAAAAAACGCTACGAAGAGGTTTCGCAGAACCTGCAGTCGATCAGGGAAGCGCTGGATGCGGCGGGCATCAGCTCGCAAATCCATGCCAAGCAGCTGTACCACGATCGTGAAGAAGTTACCGTGCACGTCCGCCGTATGTGGTCTGCCGTGGCTGGTCGTCGCGACGAGCGTGATTAA
- a CDS encoding MFS transporter has translation MTGDKKYILLKNIFYSHKKGYPVSMSANEGMQSIQEMVDSTGTRRGQVLLLTMCALCLLCDGFDIQAMGYAAPAIRDAWSLETAVLGPVFSAGLAGIAIGAFALGWLADRIGRRPSIISATLIFGVFTLCSAFAQNVNQLMAFRFLAGIALGGVMPNCIALVVEYSPLRQRATYITAITCFFAIGGGLGGVTAALLIPLVGWQAIFILGGLLPIILAISMWAYLPESAQWMLRCGKGEAAIRSTLRKVFPEQQAMSVDLSNSHIGMQRAKATVVDLFRDNRAAFTLLLWLVNFMNLIDLYFLANWLPTLIKDAGLSLEIANLATGALQFGGVLGTLALGRLIDKFGAYSVLITGFSIAALSIAAIGFEPKNLLILFSSVFVTGVFVVGGMPGVNALAAGGYPTFLRSTGLGWGLGIGRGASMLGPLLGAALIARHWMASDLLLLAAVPAVVSALAIGGMWLQKRESHYD, from the coding sequence TTGACAGGGGATAAAAAATATATTCTATTAAAAAATATATTTTATTCACATAAAAAAGGATATCCCGTGTCAATGTCCGCAAACGAAGGAATGCAGAGCATTCAGGAAATGGTAGACAGCACGGGGACGCGTCGCGGCCAAGTGCTGTTGCTGACTATGTGCGCGCTTTGTCTTCTGTGTGATGGTTTCGATATCCAGGCTATGGGTTATGCCGCACCGGCCATTCGGGATGCCTGGTCGCTGGAAACCGCGGTGCTGGGCCCGGTGTTTAGCGCCGGATTGGCCGGCATTGCCATCGGTGCCTTTGCTCTGGGCTGGCTAGCCGATCGCATTGGGCGTAGGCCGTCCATCATTTCTGCCACGCTCATTTTTGGCGTATTCACCCTGTGTTCTGCCTTCGCCCAGAATGTTAACCAACTGATGGCGTTCCGTTTCCTTGCCGGTATAGCCTTAGGCGGCGTGATGCCAAACTGTATTGCATTGGTTGTCGAATACAGCCCCTTACGCCAGCGAGCGACCTATATCACCGCGATAACCTGTTTTTTTGCGATCGGCGGTGGGCTGGGTGGCGTTACCGCGGCTTTGCTGATCCCGCTCGTTGGCTGGCAGGCTATTTTTATTCTCGGGGGGCTTTTGCCGATTATCCTGGCGATTTCTATGTGGGCCTACCTGCCGGAGTCGGCACAATGGATGTTGAGATGCGGAAAGGGAGAAGCGGCAATTCGTTCAACCTTGCGAAAAGTGTTTCCGGAGCAGCAGGCCATGAGCGTCGATCTTTCCAACAGCCACATTGGCATGCAGCGCGCCAAAGCCACGGTGGTTGATCTCTTTCGAGATAACCGTGCTGCGTTCACCTTGCTGCTTTGGCTGGTGAATTTTATGAATCTTATCGATCTCTATTTTTTGGCAAATTGGCTGCCAACCCTGATCAAGGACGCGGGTCTGTCGCTGGAAATCGCCAATTTGGCCACGGGAGCATTGCAGTTTGGCGGGGTTTTAGGCACCCTGGCGCTGGGTCGCCTGATTGATAAATTCGGGGCTTACAGCGTGCTTATCACCGGCTTTTCAATTGCGGCCCTTTCAATAGCCGCGATAGGTTTTGAGCCGAAAAATCTGCTGATACTGTTCAGCTCGGTCTTTGTTACGGGCGTTTTCGTCGTCGGCGGCATGCCGGGGGTAAATGCACTGGCTGCCGGCGGTTACCCGACATTTTTGCGTTCAACCGGTTTAGGTTGGGGGCTGGGTATAGGGCGGGGCGCTTCGATGCTCGGGCCTCTATTGGGGGCTGCACTGATTGCCCGCCATTGGATGGCATCCGATCTGCTGCTGCTTGCGGCGGTGCCAGCGGTGGTATCGGCGTTAGCCATTGGGGGGATGTGGCTGCAAAAACGTGAAAGTCATTATGATTGA
- the tcdA gene encoding tRNA cyclic N6-threonylcarbamoyladenosine(37) synthase TcdA produces MSTAYSEAYLQRFGGTARLYGQQALALFAQAHICVIGIGGVGSWAAEALARTGIGAITLIDMDDVCVTNTNRQIHALRQHVGQSKTEVMAERILAINPECRVTCIDDFITADNVAELLDNNFSYVIDAIDSVRPKAALLAYCRRYKIPVVTTGGAGGQIDPTQIAVVDLAKTIQDPLAAKLRERLKNDFNVVKNSKGKLGIDCVFSSEPLVYPQPDGSVCASRSTAEGPKRMDCSAGFGAATMVTATFGFVAVSHALKKMVAKAARQA; encoded by the coding sequence ATGAGCACAGCCTATTCTGAAGCCTATCTGCAGCGTTTTGGCGGCACGGCACGTTTATACGGTCAGCAGGCGTTGGCGCTGTTTGCCCAGGCGCACATTTGCGTGATTGGCATCGGCGGCGTGGGCTCCTGGGCGGCAGAAGCGCTGGCGCGTACCGGCATCGGCGCTATTACGCTGATTGATATGGACGATGTCTGCGTCACCAACACCAACCGTCAAATTCATGCGCTGCGCCAACATGTCGGGCAGTCAAAAACAGAAGTGATGGCGGAGCGTATCCTGGCGATCAACCCAGAGTGTCGGGTGACCTGCATTGACGATTTCATTACGGCGGACAACGTTGCCGAGCTGCTCGATAACAATTTCAGCTACGTCATTGACGCGATTGACAGCGTGCGGCCGAAGGCAGCACTGCTGGCTTATTGTCGACGCTACAAAATACCTGTGGTCACCACCGGCGGTGCCGGTGGACAGATAGACCCGACCCAGATTGCGGTGGTCGATCTGGCGAAAACCATACAGGATCCGCTGGCGGCCAAGCTGCGTGAGCGGCTGAAAAATGATTTCAACGTGGTGAAGAACAGCAAGGGCAAGCTGGGCATCGACTGCGTGTTTTCCAGCGAACCCCTGGTTTACCCGCAGCCGGATGGCAGCGTTTGCGCGTCGCGCAGCACCGCAGAAGGGCCAAAACGAATGGATTGCAGTGCGGGATTCGGTGCGGCAACCATGGTTACCGCGACCTTTGGCTTTGTCGCCGTTTCCCACGCGCTGAAAAAGATGGTAGCGAAAGCCGCGCGTCAGGCGTAG
- the argA gene encoding amino-acid N-acetyltransferase, with protein MKERSTELVQGFRHSVPYINAHRGKTFVVMLGGEAIEHENFSNIVNDIGLLHSLGIRLVVVYGARPQIDVNLAQHNYEPIYHKHTRVTDAHTLELVKQAAGLLQLDITARLSMSLNNTPLQGAHINVVSGNFIIAQPLGIDDGVDYCHSGRIRRIDEEAIHRQLDSNAIVLIGPVAVSVTGESFNLTSEEVATQLAIKLKAEKMIGFCSSQGVTDQEGNIISELFPNDAQKRIEELEESGDYHSGTVRFLRGAVKACRSGVRRSHLISYQEDGALVQELFSRDGIGTQIVMESAEQVRRATINDIGGILELIRPLEQQGILVRRSREQLEMEIDKFTIIERDNLTIACAALYPFPEEKIGEMACVAVHPDYRSSSRGEMLLQRVESQARQMGLRKLFVLTTRSIHWFQERGFTPAEVDVLPMQKQALYNYQRRSKILLADL; from the coding sequence GTGAAGGAACGTAGTACAGAGCTGGTCCAAGGATTCCGTCACTCAGTTCCCTATATCAACGCCCACCGTGGCAAGACGTTTGTCGTCATGCTTGGCGGAGAAGCCATCGAACATGAGAACTTTTCCAACATCGTCAACGATATCGGGCTGCTGCATAGCTTGGGCATTCGTTTGGTGGTGGTCTATGGCGCACGGCCGCAAATCGACGTTAATTTGGCGCAGCATAATTACGAACCGATTTATCACAAACATACGCGCGTTACCGACGCCCACACCCTTGAGCTGGTTAAACAAGCAGCAGGCCTGTTGCAACTGGATATCACCGCCAGGCTGTCAATGAGCCTCAACAACACGCCGCTGCAGGGTGCGCATATCAACGTGGTTAGCGGTAACTTTATCATTGCCCAACCGCTGGGTATCGATGACGGTGTGGATTACTGCCACAGCGGCCGTATCCGTCGTATTGATGAAGAAGCCATTCATCGTCAGCTCGACAGCAACGCCATTGTGCTGATCGGCCCGGTCGCCGTTTCGGTTACCGGCGAAAGCTTTAACCTGACGTCAGAGGAAGTGGCGACCCAGTTGGCCATCAAGCTGAAAGCCGAGAAGATGATCGGCTTCTGCTCGTCTCAAGGGGTCACCGATCAGGAAGGCAATATCATTTCCGAACTGTTTCCCAACGATGCGCAGAAACGCATCGAAGAACTGGAAGAAAGCGGTGATTACCATTCCGGCACCGTGCGCTTCCTGCGCGGCGCGGTAAAGGCGTGTCGCAGCGGCGTACGCCGCAGCCACCTTATCAGCTATCAGGAAGACGGCGCTCTGGTGCAGGAATTGTTCTCACGCGATGGTATCGGCACCCAAATCGTCATGGAGAGCGCGGAACAGGTGCGTCGTGCCACGATTAACGACATCGGCGGCATCCTCGAACTGATCCGTCCGCTTGAACAGCAAGGCATTTTGGTTCGCCGCTCACGTGAGCAGTTGGAAATGGAGATCGACAAGTTCACCATTATTGAACGCGATAACCTGACCATCGCCTGCGCGGCGCTGTATCCGTTCCCGGAAGAGAAAATCGGCGAGATGGCCTGCGTGGCGGTGCACCCGGATTACCGCAGCTCATCACGCGGTGAAATGTTGCTGCAGCGGGTGGAGAGTCAGGCGCGTCAGATGGGCCTGCGTAAACTGTTCGTGCTGACCACCCGCAGCATCCACTGGTTCCAGGAGCGCGGTTTCACCCCGGCGGAAGTTGACGTGCTGCCAATGCAAAAACAGGCGCTGTACAACTACCAACGCCGTTCCAAAATTCTGCTGGCCGATCTGTAA
- a CDS encoding YgdI/YgdR family lipoprotein, whose translation MKKTAAVISALMLTFTLAACSSNYVMHTNDGRTIVADGKPKVDNDTGMISYKDANGVEQQINRSDVKEMVESNQ comes from the coding sequence ATGAAGAAGACAGCCGCAGTTATCTCTGCTCTGATGCTTACGTTCACCCTGGCAGCATGCTCCAGCAATTACGTGATGCACACCAATGATGGGCGCACTATTGTCGCTGACGGCAAGCCAAAAGTGGACAATGACACCGGGATGATCAGCTATAAAGATGCCAACGGTGTTGAGCAGCAGATCAACCGCTCCGACGTGAAAGAAATGGTTGAAAGCAACCAGTAA
- the mltA gene encoding murein transglycosylase A yields the protein MKGRWGKYLLGGLMVAILAGCSSKPTDRGQQYKDGRLDQSLELVNQPNAKGVPVNAKDYSDQLMEIKYASPSLFNRNNTTYQAVQNWMASGADTRNLNQYGLSAYQMEGVDNYGNVQFTGYYTPVVQARYTQQGEFRYPLYRMPPKGKGRLPDRAGIYSGALDDRYIVAYTNSLMDNFMMEVQGSGYVDYGNGQPLVFFGYGGKNGHAYRSIGKVLIDRGEVAKADMSMQAIRQWADTHSAAEVRELLEQNPSFVFFRPEAFAPVRGASAVPLIAKASVASDRSLIPAGTTLLAEVPLLDNKGKFTGKYEMRLMVALDVGGAIKGQHFDMYQGIGADAGHSAGYYNHYGRVWVLKGANVNAPLFTSQTSSASGGSLLVTR from the coding sequence ATGAAAGGACGTTGGGGCAAATACCTGCTGGGCGGGTTAATGGTAGCGATACTGGCAGGCTGTTCGTCAAAGCCGACCGATCGGGGACAGCAATATAAGGATGGACGTCTGGATCAGTCGCTGGAGTTGGTGAATCAACCCAATGCGAAAGGGGTACCGGTAAATGCCAAGGATTATTCAGATCAACTGATGGAGATTAAATACGCCTCTCCTTCACTTTTTAATCGCAACAACACTACCTATCAGGCAGTACAGAACTGGATGGCCTCCGGCGCCGATACGCGCAACCTGAACCAGTACGGCCTCAGCGCTTACCAGATGGAAGGCGTAGACAACTACGGCAACGTTCAGTTTACCGGTTACTACACGCCGGTGGTGCAGGCGCGCTATACCCAACAGGGTGAGTTCCGTTATCCGCTGTACCGCATGCCGCCAAAAGGAAAAGGCCGCCTGCCCGATCGCGCGGGTATTTACTCAGGCGCGTTGGATGACCGTTATATCGTGGCGTACACCAACTCCCTGATGGACAACTTTATGATGGAAGTCCAGGGCAGTGGCTATGTGGATTACGGCAACGGCCAACCGCTGGTGTTCTTCGGCTACGGCGGCAAGAACGGCCATGCTTATCGCAGCATTGGCAAGGTACTGATCGATCGCGGTGAAGTGGCGAAGGCAGATATGTCGATGCAGGCGATTCGTCAGTGGGCGGATACCCACAGCGCGGCAGAAGTGCGTGAGCTGCTGGAACAAAACCCTTCCTTTGTCTTCTTCCGTCCGGAGGCCTTTGCACCGGTACGGGGTGCCAGTGCGGTGCCGCTGATCGCCAAAGCCTCGGTGGCCTCCGACCGTTCACTGATCCCGGCGGGCACCACGCTGCTGGCGGAGGTACCACTGCTGGACAACAAGGGTAAATTCACGGGAAAATATGAGATGCGTCTGATGGTGGCGCTGGACGTGGGTGGGGCGATCAAAGGCCAGCACTTCGATATGTACCAGGGCATCGGGGCTGACGCCGGTCACTCGGCGGGTTATTACAACCACTATGGCCGCGTTTGGGTGCTCAAAGGCGCCAACGTAAACGCGCCGCTGTTTACCAGCCAGACCAGCTCCGCCTCCGGCGGTTCGCTGTTGGTCACCCGTTAA
- the csdA gene encoding cysteine desulfurase CsdA: MTPFNPIDFRNQFPALQQAGIYLDSAATALKPLAVIAATQQFYRDDAATVHRSQHRAAQDLTARFEQARQQVATLINAPSADDIIWTRGTTEAINLIAQSYARPLLQPGDEILVSEAEHHANLIPWLMVAEQTGARVVKLPLGADRLPDLTLLPGLLNAKTRLLALGQMSNVTGGCPDLAYAITLAHRAGARVMIDGAQGIVHCPADVQRLDIDFYAFSGHKLYGPTGIGALYGKSKLLAQMAPWQGGGKMLTQASFEGFTPQKPPHCFEAGTPNIAGVLGLAAALEWLSNQDMLAAERYSRGLADNAEQRLGGLPGFRSFRCSGSSLLAFDIAGIHHSDIVTLLAEQGIAVRAGQHCAQPLMAALGVSGTLRASFAPYNTQEDVDALVAALINAIDLLAD; encoded by the coding sequence ATGACACCTTTTAATCCCATCGACTTCCGTAATCAGTTTCCTGCATTGCAGCAGGCGGGCATTTATCTCGACAGCGCCGCCACCGCATTAAAACCTCTGGCGGTCATCGCCGCTACGCAGCAGTTTTATCGTGACGATGCGGCAACGGTGCATCGTAGCCAGCATAGGGCCGCACAGGACCTGACCGCCCGTTTCGAGCAGGCGCGCCAACAGGTCGCGACTCTGATCAACGCCCCTTCAGCCGATGATATTATCTGGACCCGCGGCACCACCGAAGCCATCAACCTGATAGCGCAGAGCTATGCTCGCCCACTGCTGCAACCGGGTGACGAAATTCTGGTGAGCGAGGCCGAGCATCACGCCAATCTGATCCCCTGGTTGATGGTGGCAGAGCAAACCGGAGCTCGGGTGGTAAAACTGCCCCTTGGTGCAGATCGCCTGCCGGACCTGACATTGTTGCCTGGCCTGCTCAACGCCAAAACCCGTCTGCTGGCACTGGGGCAAATGTCCAACGTCACCGGCGGCTGCCCGGATCTGGCGTATGCCATCACTTTGGCCCACCGCGCCGGCGCACGCGTGATGATCGACGGCGCGCAAGGCATAGTGCACTGCCCTGCCGATGTTCAGCGGCTTGATATTGATTTCTACGCTTTCTCCGGCCACAAACTCTACGGCCCAACCGGCATAGGGGCGCTGTACGGCAAGAGCAAGTTATTGGCGCAAATGGCACCGTGGCAGGGCGGCGGCAAGATGCTGACCCAGGCATCGTTCGAGGGGTTCACGCCGCAAAAACCTCCTCACTGCTTTGAAGCTGGAACGCCCAATATCGCCGGCGTGTTGGGGTTAGCCGCCGCACTGGAGTGGCTTTCCAATCAGGACATGTTGGCTGCCGAACGCTACAGCCGTGGCCTGGCCGATAACGCCGAACAAAGGTTGGGGGGATTACCTGGCTTTCGCAGCTTCCGTTGCTCAGGCTCCAGCCTGCTGGCATTCGATATTGCCGGCATCCACCACAGCGACATCGTCACCCTGCTGGCAGAACAAGGCATCGCCGTACGTGCCGGCCAGCACTGCGCCCAACCGCTGATGGCGGCGCTCGGGGTCAGTGGGACGCTGCGCGCCTCCTTTGCACCTTATAACACCCAGGAAGATGTCGATGCTTTGGTCGCAGCCCTGATCAACGCCATCGATCTACTGGCCGACTAG
- the amiC gene encoding N-acetylmuramoyl-L-alanine amidase AmiC gives MPNSNHNLGRRRLLQGVAASWLLSVSRVGVAASSHVIAVRVWPSSTYTRVTLESNVELKYKQFALTNPDRVVVDIEGVQLNSVLKGIVGQVRDDDPYLKQARVGQFDQNTVRLVLELKRSVTPHMFTLAPVPEYRNRLVMDLYPSKGGSGEEYDPLLALLEDYNKGDLERTLPAEAPQAGKAGRDRPIVIMLDPGHGGEDPGAIGKFKTREKDIVLQIARRLSTLIKREPNMKVFMTRNEDVFIPLKVRVAKARKQRADLFVSIHADAFTNRAARGSSVFALSTKGATSSAAKFLAQTQNESDQIGGVSKSGDRYLDHTMFDLLQTATINDSLKFGKEVLNRMGKINRLHKNRVDQAGFAVLKAPDIPSILVETAFISNIEEERKLRTTHFQQQVAESILAGIKAYFANGGAVARS, from the coding sequence ATGCCAAACTCAAATCACAATCTGGGCCGCCGTCGTTTATTGCAGGGGGTTGCCGCTAGCTGGTTGCTGAGTGTGAGTCGGGTGGGCGTCGCCGCTTCGTCGCACGTCATCGCCGTACGTGTCTGGCCTTCGTCTACCTATACCCGAGTGACGCTCGAATCTAACGTTGAACTGAAATATAAACAGTTTGCGTTGACCAATCCCGATCGCGTGGTGGTGGATATCGAGGGCGTGCAGCTCAACAGCGTGCTTAAGGGCATTGTCGGCCAGGTACGCGACGACGATCCTTACCTGAAACAGGCGCGTGTCGGCCAGTTCGATCAAAACACCGTCAGGCTGGTGCTGGAGCTTAAACGCAGCGTCACGCCCCACATGTTTACATTGGCGCCGGTGCCGGAATACCGCAATCGTCTGGTGATGGATCTGTACCCGAGCAAGGGCGGCAGCGGCGAAGAATATGATCCACTGTTGGCGTTACTGGAAGATTACAACAAGGGCGATCTTGAGCGCACTTTACCGGCGGAAGCACCGCAGGCCGGTAAAGCAGGGCGCGATCGGCCTATTGTCATCATGCTGGATCCCGGCCACGGTGGTGAGGACCCCGGTGCGATTGGCAAATTCAAAACGCGTGAAAAAGATATCGTACTGCAGATTGCCCGTCGCCTGAGCACCTTAATCAAGCGTGAGCCGAACATGAAGGTGTTTATGACGCGCAATGAGGACGTCTTCATTCCGCTTAAGGTGAGGGTGGCTAAGGCACGTAAGCAGCGCGCCGATCTGTTTGTGTCGATCCATGCGGATGCCTTCACCAACCGTGCCGCGCGCGGTTCGTCGGTATTTGCGCTGTCGACCAAGGGGGCCACCAGCTCGGCGGCAAAATTCCTGGCGCAGACCCAAAACGAATCGGACCAAATCGGCGGCGTCAGCAAAAGCGGCGATCGCTATTTGGATCACACCATGTTTGATTTGCTACAAACCGCGACCATCAACGACAGCCTGAAATTCGGCAAGGAAGTGCTTAACCGAATGGGCAAAATCAACCGTTTGCATAAGAATCGCGTCGATCAGGCCGGTTTTGCGGTGTTAAAGGCGCCGGATATCCCCTCTATCCTGGTTGAAACGGCGTTTATCAGCAACATAGAGGAAGAGCGCAAACTGCGTACTACCCATTTCCAGCAGCAGGTGGCGGAGTCTATTCTCGCAGGTATCAAAGCGTATTTTGCTAACGGCGGTGCGGTTGCACGCAGCTAG
- the csdE gene encoding cysteine desulfurase sulfur acceptor subunit CsdE, producing MLAPHPFGREITAEALIEKFTALKQWEDRYRQLIMLAKQLPPLPEALRAAEMELSGCENRVWLGHQLQADGTVHFYGDSEGRIVRGLLAVLLTAVEGKTPQQIAAMDPLGLFDQLALRAQLSATRASGLEALAAAVKAIGARYA from the coding sequence ATGCTTGCCCCTCATCCCTTTGGCCGTGAAATCACCGCCGAGGCGCTAATCGAAAAATTTACCGCGCTGAAACAGTGGGAAGATCGCTATCGCCAACTGATTATGTTGGCAAAGCAGCTGCCCCCGTTGCCGGAAGCATTACGTGCAGCGGAAATGGAATTGAGCGGCTGTGAAAACCGGGTCTGGCTGGGGCATCAGTTGCAGGCGGACGGGACGGTGCATTTTTATGGCGACAGCGAAGGTCGCATCGTACGAGGCCTGTTGGCGGTGCTGCTGACGGCGGTGGAAGGAAAAACGCCGCAACAAATCGCGGCGATGGACCCCTTGGGGTTGTTTGATCAGTTGGCGCTACGCGCCCAGCTCAGCGCCACCCGAGCCAGTGGACTGGAAGCGCTGGCTGCCGCAGTGAAAGCGATCGGCGCCCGCTACGCCTGA